In Procambarus clarkii isolate CNS0578487 chromosome 25, FALCON_Pclarkii_2.0, whole genome shotgun sequence, the following proteins share a genomic window:
- the LOC123756384 gene encoding reticulon-4-interacting protein 1 homolog, mitochondrial yields MIGVLCQVKKVQPMGRHAVAAGRRSTPNVFRKSLHKTPCSVRGLSVSCHKAMPFTEADSASGPRMKAWQTSRYDGVDGLSLCSVRTPAVLDPGDLLVRVHAASVNPIDTKIIKGYGDKVLNMMRAMDRVKQGTFKEEERKFPLTGGRDFAGEVVCVGQNVKGVVAGDQVLGVVSPQHQGSHAEYVVTAACNVCLKPENVSTEEAASIPYAGLTAWSAVTLTGMVTATTAPQSRILIIGASGGVGIFLCQLLSSWGAEVVGLCSSDAQGMVASFGVETMDYRDAATKSMLIADGGFDVVINASGVEDLDYMKALKPWKGASYVTLTSPLLRNIDDLGMMVGLVKSTKDLLWRNVTSLSEGRTYKWSFYTPNPCALKQITEMLASQKIRPVVDKVFPFTETPEAYSYVINGHARGKTVISMSQ; encoded by the exons ATGATTGGTGTACTATGCCAAGTGAAGAAGGTGCAGCCAATGGGGAGGCATGCTGTTGCTGCAGGACGAAGATCTACCCCAAATGTTTTTAGAAAGTCTCTACACAAGACACCGTGCTCAGTGCGGGGCCTATCGGTGTCTTGTCATAAAGCTATGCCTTTTACTGAG GCTGACTCAGCTAGCGGGCCTAGGATGAAAGCGTGGCAGACATCTCGTTACGATGGAGTTGATGGGCTTTCACTTTGTTCTGTGAGGACACCGGCAGTCCTAGACCCTGGAGATCTGCTTGTGCGGGTCCATGCTGCCTCTGTAAATCCTATTGACACAAAAATTATTA AGGGTTATGGTGATAAAGTTTTGAATATGATGCGGGCAATGGATCGTGTTAAGCAAGGAACGTTTAAAGAAGAGGAAAGGAAGTTTCCATTAACAG GTGGGCGAGACTTTGCAGGAGAGGTGGTATGTGTGGGTCAAAACGTAAAgggtgtggtggctggtgacCAAGTGCTTGGTGTAGTCAGTCCCCAACATCAAGGTTCACATGCGGAGTATGTTGTAACTGCAGCATGCAAT GTTTGTTTGAAGCCAGAGAATGTTAGTACTGAAGAAGCTGCATCCATCCCATATGCGGGTCTAACAGCATGGAGTGCTGTAACACTGACAGGCATGGTGACCGCCACTACCGCCCCACAGTCTCGTATCTTGATTATCGGCGCCTCAGGGGGTGTGGGAATCTTCCTCTGTCAGCTCCTCTCATCATGGGGTGCTGAG GTTGTTGGCCTCTGCTCTTCAGATGCACAAGGTATGGTGGCAAGTTTTGGTGTAGAAACAATGGATTATAGAGATGCAGCTACCAAAAGTATGCTTATTGCAGATGGAGG TTTTGATGTTGTGATTAATGCCTCTGGTGTTGAAGACTTAGACTACATGAAAGCACTGAAGCCCTGGAAGGGAGCTTCCTATGTTACGCTCACATCACCGTTGTTACGAAACATAGATGATCTGGGCATGATGGTTGGCCTTGTCAAG AGTACAAAGGACCTTTTGTGGAGGAATGTTACTTCCTTGTCAGAAGGGCGAACTTACAAATGGTCCTTCTATACGCCCAACCCATGTGCCCTAAAGCAAATCACAGAAATGTTAGCCAGTCAGAAG ATTCGACCAGTGGTTGATAAAGTCTTTCCATTTACTGAAACGCCAGAAGCATATAGTTATGTTATTAATGGTCATGCTAGAGGAAAGACTGTTATTAGCATGTCTCAATAA